A genomic stretch from Theropithecus gelada isolate Dixy chromosome 2, Tgel_1.0, whole genome shotgun sequence includes:
- the NDUFB4 gene encoding NADH dehydrogenase [ubiquinone] 1 beta subcomplex subunit 4, with amino-acid sequence MSTSKYKPSHLATLPESLDPAEYNISPETRRAQAERLAIRARLKREYLLQYNDPNRRGLIVNPALLRWTYARTNVYPNFRPTAKNSLLGAVFGVGPLIFLYCIIKADRDRKEKLIREGKLDRTFQLSC; translated from the exons ATGTCGACCTCAAAGTATAAGCCGTCGCACCTGGCCACTCTGCCCGAGAGCCTCGACCCAGCTGAATACAACATATCTCCGGAAACCCGGCGGGCGCAAGCCGAGCGGTTGGCTATAAGAGCCCGGCTGAAACGAGAGTACCTGCTTCAGTACAACGATCCCAACCGCCGAGGGCTCATC gTAAATCCTGCCTTGCTTCGTTGGACCTATGCAAGAACAAATGTCTATCCTAATTTCAGACCCACTGCTAAAAACTCACTCCTGGGAGCTGTGTTTGGAGTCGGGCCCCTCATCTTCCTGTATTGTATTATCAAAGCTGACAGG GATAGGAAAGAAAAACTTATCCGGGAAGGAAAATTGGATCGAACATTTCAGCTCTCATGTTAA